Proteins from a single region of Deinococcus aquaedulcis:
- the guaA gene encoding glutamine-hydrolyzing GMP synthase has translation MSVVILDFGSQFTRLIARRFRELGAYSVILPGSAPLERILQESPKGLVLSGGPSSVYDAGAPKPAPGVLDLDVPVLGVCYGMQFLAHEAGGDVKRAGKREYGKADLTRYGGQLFEGIQGEFVAWMSHSDSVTALPQGYEVVAETEDTPVTAIENRGTRRYGVQFHPEVVHTPKGGQLLANFLEICGVARDWNAEHIIEELVDGVRAQVGDGRVLLAISGGVDSSTLGLLLAKAIGEKLTAVFIDHGLLRLGEREQVEAALRPLGVNLITVDARAEFMAALDGVSDPEQKRKIIGREFIRAFEREARTHGPFDFLAQGTLYPDVIESAGGEGAANIKSHHNVGGLPDDLQFKLVEPFRTLFKDEVRALAALLGLPEHIRMRHPFPGPGLAIRCLGAISEEKLDILRRVDDIFISGLREFGLYDGCSQALAILTPIQSVGVMGDERTYSYTAALRAVTTDDFMTAEWARLPYDFLATMSNRIVNQVHEINRVVYDITGKPPATIEWE, from the coding sequence ATGAGCGTCGTCATTCTGGATTTCGGCAGTCAATTCACGCGCCTGATCGCCCGGCGCTTCCGCGAACTGGGGGCCTACAGCGTCATTCTGCCCGGCAGTGCGCCCCTGGAGCGCATCCTGCAGGAAAGCCCCAAGGGGCTGGTGCTCTCGGGCGGGCCCAGCAGCGTGTACGACGCGGGCGCGCCCAAACCCGCCCCCGGCGTCTTGGACCTGGACGTGCCGGTGCTGGGCGTGTGCTACGGCATGCAGTTTCTGGCCCACGAGGCCGGCGGCGACGTGAAGCGCGCGGGCAAACGCGAGTACGGCAAGGCCGACCTGACGCGCTACGGTGGCCAGCTGTTTGAAGGCATTCAGGGCGAATTTGTGGCCTGGATGAGCCACAGTGATTCAGTCACGGCCCTGCCCCAGGGCTACGAGGTGGTGGCCGAAACCGAGGACACCCCCGTGACCGCCATTGAGAACCGTGGCACCCGCCGCTACGGCGTGCAGTTTCACCCCGAGGTGGTGCACACCCCCAAGGGCGGGCAGCTGCTGGCCAACTTCCTGGAGATCTGCGGCGTAGCGCGCGACTGGAACGCCGAGCACATCATTGAAGAGCTGGTGGACGGCGTGCGCGCCCAGGTGGGGGACGGCCGCGTGCTGCTGGCCATCTCCGGGGGCGTGGACTCCAGCACGCTGGGCCTGTTGCTGGCCAAGGCCATTGGCGAGAAGCTCACGGCAGTTTTTATTGACCACGGCCTGCTGCGCCTGGGCGAGCGCGAGCAGGTGGAAGCGGCGCTGCGGCCCCTGGGCGTGAACCTGATCACGGTGGACGCCCGCGCCGAGTTCATGGCCGCCCTGGACGGCGTCTCGGACCCCGAACAGAAGCGCAAGATCATTGGCCGCGAGTTTATCCGGGCCTTCGAGCGCGAGGCCCGCACCCACGGCCCCTTTGATTTCCTGGCGCAGGGCACCCTGTACCCGGACGTGATCGAGTCGGCGGGTGGCGAGGGTGCGGCGAACATCAAGAGTCACCACAATGTGGGCGGCCTGCCCGACGACCTGCAGTTCAAGCTGGTCGAGCCTTTCCGCACCCTCTTCAAGGACGAGGTGCGCGCTCTGGCCGCGCTGCTGGGCCTGCCCGAGCACATCCGCATGCGCCACCCCTTCCCCGGCCCCGGGCTGGCGATCCGCTGCCTGGGCGCCATCAGTGAGGAAAAGCTGGACATCCTGCGCCGGGTAGACGACATTTTTATTTCCGGGCTGCGTGAATTTGGCCTGTACGACGGCTGCTCGCAGGCGCTGGCGATTCTCACGCCCATTCAGTCGGTGGGCGTGATGGGCGACGAGCGCACCTATTCCTACACAGCCGCCCTGCGCGCCGTGACCACCGACGACTTCATGACCGCCGAGTGGGCCCGCCTGCCCTACGACTTCCTGGCGACGATGAGTAACCGCATCGTGAACCAGGTCCACGAGATCAACCGGGTCGTCTACGACATCACTGGCAAGCCGCCCGCCACCATCGAGTGGGAATAA